The Chitinophagaceae bacterium genome window below encodes:
- a CDS encoding pectate lyase, whose product MSANTLFAQKQTLTERTEQAMLKATKFMVDEVSTNGGYVWYYLPDFSRRWGEMEAYNTMIWVQDGGTVSAGHMLLDAYHATGNEYFYQSAEKAAAAMIWGQSNEGGWNYMIDFAGDRSLKNWYNTIGKNGWRLEEFQHYYGNDTYDDDVTSDAARFLLRMYLEKLDPKYKPALDKAINFILKSQYSLGGWPQRYPLKYDFRKTGHPDYSSFYTFNDDVIWENVNFLVQCYETLGEERFLDPIHRGMNFYYISQGANGAWGQQYNSDMEVAGARTYEPVAYLPRTTFWNSFLLLRFYEYTGDRKYLSRIPDAVKWLEKVKLPESMTEKGKYTHSLYVEVGTDKPIFVHRKGSNVTYGYYYIDSSDTKLPGHMYGKGNIDIQKLKDEYSRVSMLSASEATKNSPLKPARFEGDVLPKYYYNLDRGYVQTAEVSETKANEIINSLDSQNRWLVKHVMISNPYTTDGQNTEPADRYASSYVGDETDTSPYRDTSDREYISTPAYIRNMNLLISYLNSVKKRKAK is encoded by the coding sequence ATGTCAGCGAATACGTTATTTGCGCAAAAGCAAACACTTACAGAGCGAACTGAACAGGCAATGCTGAAAGCTACAAAATTTATGGTTGATGAGGTTAGCACTAATGGAGGATACGTGTGGTACTATTTGCCTGATTTCTCAAGGAGATGGGGTGAAATGGAAGCATATAATACAATGATTTGGGTGCAGGATGGAGGCACAGTCAGTGCAGGGCATATGCTGCTGGATGCTTACCATGCAACGGGCAATGAGTACTTTTATCAGTCTGCAGAAAAGGCGGCCGCAGCAATGATATGGGGACAAAGTAATGAAGGCGGCTGGAATTATATGATTGATTTTGCCGGGGATAGATCTCTTAAAAACTGGTATAATACGATTGGTAAAAATGGATGGAGACTTGAAGAGTTTCAGCATTATTATGGCAATGATACTTATGATGATGATGTTACATCAGATGCTGCACGTTTCCTTTTAAGAATGTACCTGGAAAAGTTAGATCCAAAATATAAACCGGCTCTTGATAAAGCAATTAATTTTATACTTAAAAGCCAGTACTCTTTGGGGGGATGGCCGCAACGGTATCCGTTGAAATATGATTTTAGGAAAACCGGCCATCCGGACTATTCTTCGTTTTATACTTTTAATGATGATGTAATATGGGAAAATGTCAACTTTCTTGTTCAATGTTATGAAACATTAGGCGAAGAAAGATTTCTTGATCCCATTCACAGAGGAATGAATTTTTATTACATTTCCCAAGGTGCAAACGGAGCATGGGGGCAACAGTATAATTCAGACATGGAAGTAGCCGGGGCAAGAACATATGAACCGGTTGCTTATTTGCCACGTACAACTTTTTGGAATTCTTTTTTGCTGCTGAGGTTTTATGAATATACCGGCGATCGTAAATATCTATCACGGATTCCTGACGCTGTTAAGTGGCTGGAGAAAGTAAAACTTCCTGAAAGTATGACAGAAAAGGGGAAGTATACTCATTCCCTTTATGTAGAGGTGGGTACTGACAAACCGATTTTTGTACACAGGAAGGGTTCCAATGTTACATATGGCTATTATTATATTGATTCAAGTGATACAAAATTACCCGGACATATGTACGGCAAAGGAAATATTGATATTCAAAAACTGAAAGATGAATATTCAAGAGTAAGTATGTTATCCGCTTCAGAAGCAACAAAAAATTCTCCTTTGAAACCAGCCCGGTTTGAAGGGGACGTTTTACCAAAATACTACTATAATCTTGATCGGGGTTATGTGCAGACAGCAGAAGTTTCAGAAACAAAAGCAAATGAAATTATTAATTCACTCGACAGTCAGAACCGCTGGTTAGTTAAACATGTAATGATCAGTAATCCCTATACAACAGATGGACAAAATACAGAACCTGCTGACAGGTATGCGTCCTCTTATGTGGGCGATGAAACTGATACATCACCTTACAGGGATACTTCAGACAGGGAGTATATTTCAACACCTGCATATATCCGGAATATGAACCTGCTGATAAGTTATCTCAATTCAGTTAAGAAAAGAAAAGCGAAATAA
- a CDS encoding SDR family NAD(P)-dependent oxidoreductase, whose product MSKTIFITGATSGFGKACAELFASNNCSLILNGRRKERLEELKHELEIRFKVHVHILVFDVQNKKEVFDAISHLPEEWRNIDVLINNAGLALGRDYFDEADFDDWETMINTNLKGLLYVSRAVIPFMIHHKKGHIINLGSTAGKEAYEKGNVYCASKAAVDSISRGMRIDLLRHQIKVTSIHPGAAETEFSMIRFKGDEQKAAAVYEGYKALSAKDVAEVIYYTTTLPPHVCINDLVLTCTAQANSFYTYKG is encoded by the coding sequence ATGAGTAAGACCATTTTTATTACCGGAGCCACTTCCGGATTTGGCAAAGCCTGTGCAGAATTATTCGCTTCCAATAATTGCAGCTTAATTCTCAATGGCAGAAGAAAAGAACGCCTGGAAGAATTAAAACATGAACTGGAAATAAGATTTAAAGTGCATGTTCATATTCTTGTCTTTGATGTACAGAATAAAAAAGAAGTATTTGATGCTATAAGTCATTTACCCGAAGAGTGGAGGAACATTGATGTATTGATTAATAATGCCGGGCTTGCTTTGGGTCGTGATTATTTTGATGAAGCAGATTTTGATGACTGGGAAACAATGATCAACACAAACCTGAAAGGCCTGCTGTATGTAAGCCGTGCTGTAATCCCTTTTATGATTCATCATAAGAAAGGACATATCATTAACCTTGGTTCAACTGCCGGCAAAGAAGCTTATGAAAAAGGCAATGTGTATTGTGCAAGTAAAGCAGCTGTTGACAGTATCAGCCGGGGAATGCGGATCGATTTGCTGCGGCATCAAATTAAAGTTACTTCAATACATCCGGGTGCAGCTGAAACAGAGTTCTCAATGATCCGTTTTAAAGGCGATGAACAAAAAGCTGCTGCTGTTTATGAAGGATACAAAGCTTTAAGTGCAAAGGACGTTGCAGAAGTCATTTATTATACAACAACTCTCCCTCCGCATGTATGTATTAACGACCTTGTACTGACCTGCACAGCCCAGGCCAATTCCTTCTATACTTATAAAGGTTAG
- a CDS encoding LamG domain-containing protein, which translates to MNKLSVFLFVFSLLVFPARTYYNTGKIIIWKLKDTGSAGNFKAVKLGNPFVKIENGDTSLYFNGINDGLIIPVIPIEGWSKFTIEVLFKPAGEGTPAPRFIHFEDTASNRGTFELRLTRNSQWYLDVFLKNGKTNKGLTLIDSTKLHTVNKWYWAALVYDGKKMYSYINGQKELEGEIDFPAMTEGRISLGMRLNKVNWYKGQISEIRFHPVSLDAKALQHH; encoded by the coding sequence ATGAATAAACTTTCTGTTTTTTTATTTGTTTTTTCATTACTGGTATTTCCGGCCAGAACTTATTACAATACAGGTAAAATAATTATCTGGAAGCTAAAGGACACAGGCAGTGCAGGTAATTTTAAGGCGGTTAAACTGGGTAACCCTTTCGTTAAAATTGAAAACGGGGATACTTCTCTTTATTTTAATGGTATAAATGACGGGTTGATTATTCCTGTAATTCCGATAGAAGGGTGGTCGAAATTTACGATTGAGGTTTTATTTAAACCTGCCGGTGAAGGAACCCCGGCGCCAAGGTTTATTCATTTTGAGGATACTGCATCTAATCGGGGAACTTTTGAACTTAGATTAACCCGGAACAGTCAGTGGTATCTGGATGTTTTTTTGAAAAATGGAAAAACGAATAAAGGTCTTACGCTGATAGATTCAACCAAACTGCATACGGTTAATAAATGGTATTGGGCTGCATTAGTTTATGATGGTAAAAAAATGTACAGTTATATAAATGGACAAAAGGAATTAGAAGGTGAAATTGATTTCCCTGCAATGACAGAAGGTAGAATTTCATTAGGCATGCGGTTAAACAAAGTGAACTGGTACAAAGGTCAGATCAGTGAAATACGGTTTCATCCTGTGAGTCTTGATGCAAAAGCATTACAACATCACTAA
- the hemB gene encoding porphobilinogen synthase has translation MFIISGACKKTETDFDFSFATSVVKKIKETFADAVWLSTDVCLCSYTTHGHCGILNKNHSALINNKTVEVLAKYAVQLSNAGANCIAPSDMMDGRIEAIRTSLDAFGYDTVSIMSYAAKFSSQFYGPFRDACHSAPNSKGLKNRKTYQMSPFNINDAIASALRDEKEGADILMVKPAALYTDVIAKLKQQTLKPVAAYHVSGEYAAIESLAAQDLLNREAAHIETWAALTRSGADIIISYAARNAKEWIEKVSI, from the coding sequence ATTTTTATTATTTCCGGTGCCTGCAAAAAAACGGAGACTGATTTTGATTTCAGTTTTGCAACATCGGTTGTAAAGAAAATAAAAGAAACCTTTGCTGATGCTGTTTGGCTGAGTACAGATGTTTGCCTTTGCAGTTATACAACACACGGACATTGTGGTATTCTCAATAAAAATCATTCAGCACTAATCAATAATAAAACAGTGGAAGTGCTGGCGAAGTATGCTGTACAGTTATCAAATGCCGGAGCCAATTGTATTGCACCAAGTGATATGATGGATGGTAGGATCGAAGCAATCAGAACATCGCTGGATGCATTTGGATATGATACTGTAAGTATCATGAGCTATGCAGCAAAGTTCAGCTCACAGTTTTATGGTCCGTTTCGTGACGCCTGTCATTCAGCACCCAACAGCAAGGGATTAAAGAACAGGAAAACCTACCAGATGTCGCCTTTCAATATCAATGATGCAATTGCCAGTGCATTGCGTGATGAAAAAGAAGGAGCAGATATTTTGATGGTGAAACCAGCAGCATTGTATACAGATGTAATTGCGAAGTTGAAACAGCAAACACTGAAACCTGTTGCTGCTTATCATGTAAGTGGTGAGTATGCAGCAATAGAAAGTTTAGCGGCACAGGATTTATTAAACCGTGAAGCTGCTCATATTGAAACATGGGCCGCATTAACAAGAAGCGGAGCAGATATTATTATTTCTTATGCAGCAAGAAATGCAAAGGAATGGATTGAAAAAGTAAGTATATAA
- a CDS encoding O-succinylhomoserine sulfhydrylase has translation MSKRHPQTDAIRLQTKRTNEKEHSTPLFLTSSFTYDSAEEMAAAFADDSLDVNIYSRFSNPTVDEFINKIAALEGAEDGIATGTGMAAVFSTFMTFLSKGDHIISASAVFGSTHTILTKYLPKWGFESSYFDMNAPETIEALIKPNTKLLYVETPSNPGLDIIDLEYVAAICKKHHILFVVDNCFATPAVQQPIKFGADLVLHSATKFIDGQGRVLGGVVVGKKDLIHDLYLFVRNTGPSLSPFNAWVLTKSLETLFIRMDKHADNALQLAKKLEANPKLNWVKYPFLPSHPQHAIAVKQMSNGGGIVTFELKGGIESGRKFLNALEMLSMTNNLGDSRSIASHPASTTHSKLSVDEKRAVGITDGLVRISVGLEHISDIIADIEQALEKC, from the coding sequence ATGAGCAAAAGACATCCGCAAACAGATGCCATACGTTTACAAACAAAACGGACGAACGAAAAAGAACATTCCACCCCTTTATTCTTAACCAGCAGTTTTACCTATGATTCTGCCGAAGAGATGGCAGCTGCTTTTGCTGATGACAGTCTTGATGTAAATATCTATTCCCGTTTTTCTAACCCAACAGTTGATGAGTTTATAAATAAGATTGCTGCCTTAGAAGGAGCAGAAGATGGTATCGCAACCGGCACAGGAATGGCAGCTGTGTTTTCTACCTTCATGACCTTTCTCAGCAAGGGTGATCATATCATTTCTGCTTCGGCGGTATTTGGTTCTACGCATACCATTCTCACAAAGTATTTACCGAAGTGGGGATTTGAATCATCTTACTTTGATATGAATGCGCCGGAAACAATTGAAGCCCTTATCAAACCAAATACAAAACTGCTGTATGTTGAAACTCCTTCTAATCCCGGATTAGATATCATCGATCTCGAATATGTTGCAGCTATTTGTAAAAAGCATCATATTTTATTTGTAGTTGATAATTGTTTTGCAACTCCGGCTGTGCAGCAGCCAATTAAATTCGGTGCTGATTTGGTTTTACATTCAGCCACCAAGTTTATTGATGGACAGGGAAGGGTATTGGGTGGAGTAGTGGTTGGGAAAAAAGATTTGATTCATGATCTGTATTTGTTTGTACGCAATACAGGTCCTTCATTAAGCCCGTTCAATGCATGGGTATTAACGAAGAGTTTAGAAACCTTGTTTATCCGTATGGACAAACATGCAGATAATGCATTACAGCTGGCAAAGAAATTAGAAGCAAATCCAAAACTTAACTGGGTGAAATATCCATTTCTTCCATCGCACCCTCAGCATGCAATTGCTGTAAAACAAATGAGTAATGGTGGCGGTATTGTTACGTTTGAATTAAAAGGTGGAATAGAAAGCGGAAGGAAGTTTTTAAACGCACTGGAAATGTTGTCGATGACAAATAATCTTGGCGACAGCAGAAGCATTGCATCTCATCCTGCATCCACAACACATTCAAAACTTTCAGTTGATGAAAAGAGAGCAGTTGGAATTACTGATGGTCTTGTACGTATTTCTGTTGGTTTAGAGCATATCAGTGATATTATTGCAGATATTGAACAGGCATTGGAGAAGTGTTAA
- a CDS encoding TonB-dependent receptor: protein MRKSLQLFFLLTVLIQAAYGQSNLTGYIKDGKGAPVEAASVKVKRSSIATIADAKGRFSIPAPKELPFILLISSVGYYASEVEISTLKDSVLNIVLIDNNQLSEVVITSRRRIETAQNVPIAISVIGSSQIENAGAFNVNRLKELVPSVQLYTSNPRNTGINIRGLGSPFGLTNDGLDPGVGFYVDGVYFARPAAATLDFIDIEQVEVLRGPQGTLFGKNTTSGAFNITTRKASFNPGANFELSYGNYGYVQAKASITGALSKKLAGRISFSGTQRNGLIENVRTGKYTNDINNLGFHGQLLFKPSVNTSIILSADNSRQRPDGYAQVVAGVVTTKRAGYRQFDSIIAALNYQLPSRNAFDRKIDHDVPWNSGNDLGGVSLNIEQKIGAGTLTSTTAWRYWDWDPSNDRDFTDLQTLAKSQNPAKHRNLSQEVRYAGQLSSRLSGVVGVFYIDQEVKINGTEESGSAQWRFSQSSTSSLWKTPGLFEGYGIYTKASIKSKSAAVFTNVDWEVAKGFHILPGLRYNYDRKDVIYNRVAAGGLDTATYNGTTAQKLTLQGFKNGVYTSQSYVANADENNLTYQLTAAYRPNKHINTYATYSTSFKPVGVNVAGLPTVNNEAATNLSVIKPESVKHFEVGIKTNPSYNFILNLTFYNTDIKDYQTNVQSPELGVNRGYIANAEKVNVKGIELDVNIKLNQHFTFFGAGAYTDAKYVKFTNAPLPLEETGTTVNGVQVAFKDISGGQLPGISKWSGSLGGEVTTATSFLNKPGKFFVALESFYRSSFSSSPSPSTFLNIDGYTLVNGRIGFRAVNNGFSAFIWGRNLFNKNYYEQLLPAGGNAGHYAAVLGDQRIYGITLRYSL, encoded by the coding sequence ATGCGAAAGAGTTTACAACTGTTTTTTCTGCTTACCGTGCTAATTCAGGCGGCATATGGGCAAAGCAATTTAACCGGGTATATTAAAGACGGAAAGGGTGCGCCTGTTGAAGCTGCATCCGTAAAAGTAAAAAGATCATCAATTGCAACTATTGCAGATGCTAAGGGGCGCTTTAGTATTCCTGCACCAAAAGAACTTCCGTTTATACTTCTTATATCTTCTGTTGGTTATTATGCCAGCGAAGTAGAGATTTCAACACTTAAGGATTCTGTATTGAATATTGTTTTGATTGATAATAACCAGTTGTCTGAAGTTGTCATTACTTCAAGACGAAGAATAGAAACTGCACAAAATGTTCCCATTGCTATTTCTGTAATAGGAAGCTCCCAGATTGAAAATGCAGGAGCATTTAATGTAAACCGCTTAAAAGAATTAGTACCAAGTGTGCAGCTTTATACATCGAACCCCCGCAACACAGGTATCAATATTCGGGGACTTGGCTCACCATTCGGGCTCACCAATGATGGTCTTGATCCCGGAGTAGGGTTCTATGTAGATGGTGTTTATTTTGCCAGACCAGCAGCAGCAACACTTGATTTTATTGACATCGAACAGGTTGAAGTATTGCGTGGCCCGCAAGGAACACTGTTTGGGAAAAACACAACTTCAGGTGCATTTAACATTACAACACGCAAAGCAAGTTTTAACCCGGGTGCCAATTTTGAATTGAGTTATGGTAACTATGGTTATGTACAGGCCAAAGCTTCAATAACTGGTGCATTAAGTAAGAAATTAGCAGGACGCATCTCTTTCTCAGGTACTCAACGTAACGGATTGATCGAGAATGTGCGTACCGGAAAATATACAAATGACATTAATAACCTGGGGTTTCATGGTCAGCTTTTGTTCAAGCCATCAGTCAATACTTCTATAATACTGTCTGCAGATAACTCCAGACAGCGTCCTGATGGCTATGCACAGGTAGTAGCAGGAGTTGTAACAACAAAACGTGCCGGTTACCGTCAGTTTGATTCAATCATTGCAGCGCTTAATTATCAATTGCCAAGCAGAAATGCATTTGACAGGAAAATTGATCATGATGTTCCCTGGAATTCAGGTAATGACCTCGGAGGTGTATCATTAAATATTGAACAAAAAATAGGGGCCGGTACACTTACCTCAACCACTGCATGGCGCTATTGGGATTGGGATCCTTCTAACGACAGAGACTTTACCGATTTGCAGACTTTGGCAAAATCTCAAAACCCTGCTAAGCACCGAAACTTGTCGCAGGAAGTTCGCTATGCAGGTCAGTTATCTTCCCGCCTGAGTGGTGTAGTTGGTGTATTTTATATTGATCAGGAAGTTAAAATTAACGGCACTGAAGAATCAGGTTCAGCTCAGTGGCGTTTTTCACAAAGCTCAACAAGCAGTCTTTGGAAAACACCGGGTCTTTTTGAAGGATACGGTATCTACACGAAGGCTTCCATTAAATCGAAGAGCGCTGCCGTATTCACAAACGTTGATTGGGAAGTTGCAAAAGGTTTTCACATATTACCGGGATTGCGTTACAACTACGATAGAAAAGATGTTATCTACAATCGTGTAGCTGCAGGTGGATTGGATACTGCCACATATAATGGAACAACTGCTCAAAAACTTACTTTGCAGGGTTTTAAAAATGGAGTTTATACCAGCCAGTCTTATGTTGCAAATGCTGATGAGAATAACCTCACGTACCAGCTTACAGCAGCATACAGACCCAATAAGCATATTAATACTTACGCAACTTATTCTACCAGCTTTAAGCCAGTTGGTGTTAACGTTGCCGGTTTGCCAACTGTTAATAATGAGGCAGCAACTAATCTGTCGGTTATAAAACCTGAAAGTGTAAAACATTTTGAAGTTGGTATAAAAACTAACCCAAGCTATAATTTTATTTTAAACCTTACCTTTTATAATACAGACATTAAAGATTACCAGACAAATGTTCAATCACCGGAGTTGGGTGTAAACCGTGGTTATATTGCCAATGCTGAAAAGGTGAATGTAAAAGGAATTGAGCTTGATGTAAATATTAAGTTGAACCAGCATTTTACATTTTTTGGAGCGGGTGCTTATACAGATGCTAAATATGTGAAGTTTACCAATGCTCCATTACCATTGGAAGAAACAGGAACAACAGTAAATGGCGTTCAGGTTGCGTTCAAGGATATTTCAGGGGGTCAGTTGCCAGGTATCTCAAAGTGGTCGGGATCATTGGGTGGAGAGGTTACAACAGCAACTTCTTTTTTAAATAAGCCTGGTAAATTCTTTGTGGCTTTAGAAAGTTTCTATCGCTCATCATTCTCTTCAAGCCCGTCTCCCTCAACATTTCTGAATATTGATGGCTATACACTTGTTAACGGAAGAATTGGATTCCGGGCAGTTAATAATGGTTTTTCTGCTTTTATCTGGGGGCGTAATTTGTTTAATAAAAACTATTATGAACAACTTTTGCCTGCAGGTGGTAATGCCGGACATTATGCAGCTGTTTTGGGTGATCAGAGAATCTATGGTATTACGTTACGTTATTCACTTTAA
- the hemC gene encoding hydroxymethylbilane synthase, with translation METIKLIGRSSRLSLLQIDIVKQKILTAFPKMNVEVIARSSRGDALQEIPLHTVDGSDFFTQDIFDALEKGEADIAVHSLKDMSSEHFFGNNYFSIVDRDDVRDIAIFNNDIIKKIEQGETIIIGTCSPRREEMAVGFLKRALPQLKGKIRIETKPIRGNVETRLRKLNGGEYDATILATAGINRLLRSNEDVLLIKQLLAEKKIMLLPLIECVPAPCQGAIAAEAHHTNTSAIEILKAVNDEQLFADCVAEKKEAVNYGAGCIQKFGVTTIHTRNGSYLYAAGKDAEGTTFLKWNVLPDMVVKEEAIFSSTDFMKDFFRYEWSNEKLAVEQPVVFVANYKSVQHQSAKEVLTGKKIYASGTRTWYELAKQGHWVEGCADALGFESFLTVLQMPLLQIQQNDVCILTHEEAAERWIEKGYHAVSNYKLLDEENNSIAEKIAAADFIFWSSFSQYQFYGQFSKATAVNACAGGETAALLKQQGIEPVIFPTIKSFEEWRRSSIRPHSVA, from the coding sequence ATGGAGACCATAAAGCTGATTGGCAGGAGTTCCCGGCTATCACTGTTGCAGATTGATATTGTGAAACAGAAAATTCTCACAGCATTTCCCAAAATGAATGTGGAAGTGATTGCAAGAAGCAGCAGGGGTGATGCACTGCAGGAAATTCCCTTACATACCGTAGACGGCAGTGATTTTTTTACGCAGGATATTTTTGATGCACTGGAAAAAGGAGAAGCAGATATTGCTGTTCATTCATTAAAAGATATGAGCAGTGAACATTTTTTTGGCAATAATTATTTTTCAATTGTTGACAGGGATGATGTAAGAGATATTGCCATCTTCAACAACGATATAATAAAGAAGATAGAACAGGGTGAAACAATTATAATCGGTACATGCTCACCCAGAAGAGAAGAGATGGCTGTTGGGTTTTTAAAAAGAGCTTTACCTCAGTTGAAAGGTAAAATTAGGATTGAAACGAAACCGATACGTGGTAATGTTGAAACCCGGTTAAGAAAACTTAATGGCGGTGAATACGATGCTACTATTCTTGCAACAGCAGGAATCAACCGTTTGCTCAGAAGTAACGAAGATGTCCTTCTTATAAAACAACTGCTGGCAGAGAAAAAAATAATGCTTCTTCCTTTAATTGAATGCGTTCCTGCTCCCTGCCAGGGAGCTATTGCAGCTGAAGCACATCATACAAATACAAGTGCAATTGAAATTTTAAAAGCTGTAAATGATGAACAGCTATTTGCAGATTGTGTTGCTGAAAAAAAGGAAGCAGTCAATTATGGTGCAGGATGTATCCAGAAATTCGGTGTAACAACCATTCATACTAGAAACGGCAGCTATCTGTATGCAGCAGGAAAAGATGCTGAAGGGACAACATTCCTTAAATGGAATGTATTGCCTGATATGGTTGTGAAAGAAGAAGCAATTTTTTCATCCACTGATTTTATGAAAGACTTCTTTCGTTATGAATGGAGCAATGAAAAATTAGCAGTTGAGCAGCCGGTTGTATTTGTTGCCAATTATAAATCTGTACAGCATCAGTCAGCAAAAGAAGTGTTGACAGGAAAAAAGATTTATGCTTCCGGCACAAGAACCTGGTATGAATTGGCAAAACAGGGTCATTGGGTAGAGGGTTGTGCAGATGCGCTTGGTTTTGAAAGTTTCCTCACCGTATTGCAGATGCCGTTACTGCAAATACAACAAAACGACGTTTGTATTTTAACACATGAAGAAGCTGCTGAACGATGGATTGAAAAAGGGTATCATGCGGTGAGTAATTATAAATTACTGGACGAAGAGAATAACTCAATTGCGGAGAAAATAGCAGCAGCAGATTTTATCTTCTGGAGCAGTTTTTCACAGTACCAGTTTTATGGCCAATTCAGTAAAGCAACTGCAGTGAATGCATGTGCAGGTGGAGAGACTGCTGCATTATTAAAACAGCAGGGAATTGAACCTGTTATTTTTCCAACCATTAAATCATTTGAGGAATGGAGAAGATCTTCTATCCGGCCACACAGCGTCGCCTGA
- a CDS encoding cupin domain-containing protein: MESIDKNTFVQAEKIEWENADSGVERKILSYDDQIMMVCVRFEKGAIGSLHKHFHRQVSYIQTGRFEITIDGHKQILEQGDSFFVAPDLLHGVIALEKGVLIDVFTPARMDFLK; this comes from the coding sequence ATGGAATCTATTGACAAAAACACTTTTGTTCAGGCAGAGAAAATTGAATGGGAGAACGCAGACAGTGGAGTTGAACGAAAAATCCTCAGTTATGATGATCAAATAATGATGGTCTGTGTTCGTTTTGAAAAAGGAGCTATAGGCAGTCTTCATAAGCATTTTCACCGCCAGGTATCCTACATACAGACAGGACGTTTTGAAATAACAATTGATGGTCATAAACAAATACTTGAGCAGGGGGACTCTTTTTTTGTAGCGCCTGATTTACTGCATGGAGTTATCGCTCTCGAGAAAGGTGTTTTGATTGATGTTTTTACCCCGGCCCGAATGGATTTTCTAAAGTAA
- a CDS encoding divalent metal cation transporter, translating into MKINERIKKIFKAIGPGLITGASDDDPSGIATYSQAGAKFGSQLLWTAIATYPLMVAIQEMCAKIGLVTRHGLTGVIKHYYPKYILYLILLVSFPSITLNIGADIAGMGAVGTLLFPAIPSYLFSVAFTILLMAATIFWSYKRIAFILKFLCITLFCYLVIPFIADTNWREALRSTFFVSCQVSSEYFMALVGILGTTISPYLFFWQASMEVEEENQNHLVVDKTIIGNMKIDVRLGLLLTNLVFYFIILATGTVLFKAGIHQIDTVEQAAQALKPLAGDGAYILFAVGVLGTGALAIPVLGGSLSYMMAEIFEWEEGLDKKFYQAKGFYITLIISMLIGLVINFVGISPVKMLFYTAVLYGLIAPLLIALILHISNNKKIMGEYTNSRWANILGIASFILMSGASLLLIWSMLTGK; encoded by the coding sequence ATGAAGATCAACGAACGGATAAAAAAGATCTTCAAAGCCATAGGTCCCGGATTAATTACAGGTGCCAGTGATGATGATCCATCAGGCATTGCCACTTACTCACAGGCTGGTGCAAAGTTTGGTTCACAACTGTTATGGACAGCTATTGCTACTTATCCGCTCATGGTTGCCATACAGGAAATGTGTGCAAAGATCGGCCTGGTTACAAGGCATGGTTTAACAGGAGTTATTAAACACTATTATCCCAAATACATTTTATATTTAATTCTTCTTGTCAGTTTTCCATCAATCACGTTAAACATTGGTGCTGATATTGCAGGTATGGGGGCCGTTGGTACACTACTCTTTCCGGCAATACCCTCTTATCTGTTTTCGGTTGCTTTTACCATTCTCTTAATGGCCGCAACAATCTTCTGGAGTTACAAACGAATCGCTTTTATTTTAAAGTTTCTCTGCATTACATTATTCTGCTATTTAGTAATACCGTTTATTGCTGATACCAACTGGCGTGAAGCACTAAGAAGTACCTTCTTTGTTTCCTGCCAGGTTTCATCCGAGTATTTTATGGCACTGGTTGGTATCCTCGGTACTACTATTTCACCTTATCTTTTTTTCTGGCAGGCCTCCATGGAAGTGGAAGAAGAAAATCAAAACCACCTGGTGGTTGATAAAACTATTATCGGCAATATGAAGATTGATGTAAGGCTGGGCTTGCTGCTCACCAATCTTGTGTTTTATTTCATCATCCTTGCAACAGGTACAGTATTATTTAAAGCCGGCATTCACCAGATTGATACAGTTGAGCAGGCAGCACAGGCATTAAAACCGCTGGCAGGCGATGGGGCTTATATTCTGTTTGCAGTCGGTGTTCTTGGCACAGGTGCACTGGCCATTCCTGTACTTGGAGGCTCATTAAGTTATATGATGGCCGAAATTTTTGAATGGGAGGAAGGGCTCGATAAAAAATTCTATCAGGCAAAAGGCTTTTATATCACCCTGATCATTTCTATGCTGATTGGGTTAGTGATCAACTTCGTCGGAATCAGCCCTGTTAAAATGCTGTTCTACACTGCTGTTTTATATGGTTTGATTGCCCCGTTGTTAATTGCGCTGATTCTGCATATCAGTAACAACAAAAAAATCATGGGCGAATATACCAACAGCCGCTGGGCAAATATTCTTGGTATTGCCAGTTTTATACTGATGTCGGGAGCAAGCCTCCTGCTGATCTGGTCGATGCTGACAGGAAAATAA